Below is a window of Verrucomicrobiota bacterium DNA.
CACCCCCACGATCCTCCATTCACTCTCAAGCTCTCCTCTTTCACTTTCGCACTTTTTACCGCCTCCTGCTAGCTCTCGACTCTCGTCCTTCGTCTCTCGACTCAGTTTTTTAGCCTCCCGCTTTCCTTCACCTCGGCATACCTTTCCACTTTTTACCTTTAACCTTTTACTGCCCCCAAGTGGCTCTCGACCTCTCGACCTCTCGTCGCTCGACTCCGCCATTTTCCCTTTAACTTTCTGGGTCATATTATTATTGCGTACAGAGAAGAAATTGACGAAATGATGCTGTGATGTTATGATGCGAAAATGAGAACAACGCTTGAAATTGAAGATGATGTCTTGGAGGTGGCTAAAGATGTCGCCCGGCATCAATGTCTGAGCCTCGGGAAGGCAGTTTCACTCTTGATCCGCAAGGGAATACACTCCCCACAACGACAGCAGAAGGAAGTAGTTCGCAATGGGCTTCGGGTGGTAACCAGATCTCAGGATGCAGCGCCAGTAACATTGGAGATGGTCAATCAACTCAGGGACGAATGAGTCGCGAGATCAAGTTTCTGTTGGATGTAAATACCCTTGTGGCCCTCTTCGACGAGGCTCACATCCACCATTTTGCAGCCCATGCATGGTTTTCTCAATACGGAGCCCATGGATGGGCCACATGCCCGATTACAGAGAATGGAATATTGAGAATCCTCTCACATCCCGCCTATCCGAACTCTCCACTCCCGATGGCGGAACTGGCCGACCGCCTTGAGGAATTCAAGAAGGCATCAAGGGAGCACTCCTTCTGGAGCAATGATTACTCATTGTCCGAATGGCTTTCTGATAAGAGGCTAACAATTGGATCTGCTCATTCCACGGATGCTTACCTACTAAACCTTTGTAAGAGAAACAAAGGGGTGCTTGCCACCTTTGACCGTCGCATCAAGCCCTCACTTATTGGAGAAAAATCAGATGGATGTTTGGAATACATTCCTACTTAAAATCCAGCCTACTGCACTCTAAAGGAGTAAATATTGACAACAGAATAATGTTGGCATCATATTGATGGCATGACCAGAACGCAAATCCAGCTTCCTGAGCCTCTCTTCCTTCAAATCAAGAGGATCGCGAGTGCCCGTGATTGGTCTGTCGCAGAGCTTATCCGACGCGGGATGGAAGCGTACGTGAAGACAATGCCGGAAGCCGAACCTCAGAAAGGAAGTTGGAGTATGCCCGTGCTTCGCGGGAGTGGGGGGCATCTTATGGATCCGGCAAAGGCCTGTTCCGAGGCTAATGCGATAGAGAGTCGCCATCTGGATCATCAATAAATGCTCTCCGCTGATACCAACCTCTTTGTTCATGCGGCCGATCCCGATTCAGCTCAGCATAGCGCGGCCAGGAGTTTCTTTGATGACATCGAGTACACGGACGAGGAGTTTGTACTCTGCGAGCTCGTTCTGGTTGAGCTCTACATGCTTCTACGCAACCCGGCTGTCTTTGCGAGACCCTATACCGCGCTAGAGTCCGCTTCCTACTGTCTTGAGCTGAAGAAGAATCCATCCTGGAGGTGCGTCGATTACGATCCCGCTGTTTCAAAGAAGCTTTGGGACTACGCGACTGAGACCAAGGCCGGCTATAGACACATCATCGATGCACGCTTGGCCTTCACTCTCCAACATCATGGAGTGGATCGATTTGCCACCGTAAACCAAAAAGATTTCAAGGGATTTGGCTTCAAGGAAGTTTGGAACCCCTTGGCACTTGGAGTTTGAGATATCTTCTTCTCAGTTATTTTCGCTTTTCCCCATTCAGGTTTGCTTGCCCGGGCATTACTTCGCATCCATTACGGCAAGTTTCATCAAACCTCGGCTACCTTTCCACCTTCGAACATTTAACTTTTTTTACTGATTTCCCCATCAGCTTTTCTTTATCTCCCAACTGCCATCTTCCATCTTCTCAAACAGGCTTCCCCCTTATATTCTTTCTTAAAGCTCTCGACATTGACGCCACTTCCTCCCGGAAGCCGTGGCGCCC
It encodes the following:
- a CDS encoding VapC toxin family PIN domain ribonuclease; its protein translation is MKFLLDVNTLVALFDEAHIHHFAAHAWFSQYGAHGWATCPITENGILRILSHPAYPNSPLPMAELADRLEEFKKASREHSFWSNDYSLSEWLSDKRLTIGSAHSTDAYLLNLCKRNKGVLATFDRRIKPSLIGEKSDGCLEYIPT
- a CDS encoding type II toxin-antitoxin system VapC family toxin is translated as MLSADTNLFVHAADPDSAQHSAARSFFDDIEYTDEEFVLCELVLVELYMLLRNPAVFARPYTALESASYCLELKKNPSWRCVDYDPAVSKKLWDYATETKAGYRHIIDARLAFTLQHHGVDRFATVNQKDFKGFGFKEVWNPLALGV
- a CDS encoding antitoxin, with translation MTRTQIQLPEPLFLQIKRIASARDWSVAELIRRGMEAYVKTMPEAEPQKGSWSMPVLRGSGGHLMDPAKACSEANAIESRHLDHQ